In one Rhodohalobacter sp. 614A genomic region, the following are encoded:
- a CDS encoding helix-turn-helix transcriptional regulator, with amino-acid sequence METYLPENEKALEILKYQGPTSISGIASAMGVTTEGARFHLLKLEKEGLLKSRSVAKGRGRPKQIWSLTQKGHNRFPNTHAELTANLINMMRETLGEQAVDQVIERHQQAMRSRYSQEIDNTDNLENRIAKLAEIRTREGYMAEYEKEDGYFLFVENHCPICSAAKACQGFCKAELLSFNFVLGQDVKVERTEHIVSGERRCTYKITPK; translated from the coding sequence ATGGAAACCTATCTCCCGGAAAATGAAAAGGCGCTTGAGATTTTAAAGTATCAGGGACCTACTTCTATCTCTGGCATTGCAAGTGCTATGGGAGTTACGACCGAAGGCGCCCGGTTCCATTTATTAAAATTGGAGAAAGAAGGGCTCCTCAAATCCAGATCAGTTGCTAAAGGCAGAGGCCGCCCCAAACAAATATGGTCACTCACCCAAAAAGGCCATAACCGGTTTCCCAATACCCATGCAGAACTCACGGCCAACCTCATAAATATGATGCGTGAAACGTTGGGAGAACAAGCCGTGGACCAGGTCATAGAACGGCATCAGCAAGCCATGCGCTCCCGATACTCTCAGGAGATTGATAATACTGACAATCTTGAAAATCGCATTGCGAAATTAGCTGAAATACGTACCCGTGAAGGATATATGGCCGAGTATGAAAAAGAAGATGGCTATTTCCTATTCGTGGAAAACCACTGTCCCATTTGTTCTGCTGCCAAAGCGTGCCAGGGTTTCTGCAAGGCTGAGCTTCTCTCTTTTAATTTCGTGTTAGGGCAAGACGTTAAAGTAGAACGAACTGAACATATTGTATCGGGTGAACGGAGATGTACCTATAAAATCACCCCAAAATAA
- a CDS encoding NADPH-dependent FMN reductase: MLLFNGSLHNHEDSFYSMVHKHVQEQCEENGLSVKHVDLSGKKLPIFDPYDQTATDEVNQILEAFTAEDLQIWMSPLYHGSIPGVMKNALDWLQLTSKDTPSYLTDKKIGLICISDGTFGIQGINTMISIAHTLRAWVLPYSIPINKLEARMRDPNHLPADYQNKINLMVQLMKEEDQKLSQQQ, translated from the coding sequence ATGCTTCTCTTTAACGGTTCTCTTCATAATCATGAAGATTCATTCTATTCCATGGTTCATAAACATGTTCAAGAACAATGTGAAGAAAATGGACTTTCAGTAAAACACGTTGATCTTTCAGGTAAAAAACTTCCCATCTTTGATCCGTATGATCAAACAGCTACTGACGAAGTGAACCAAATTCTTGAAGCGTTTACAGCCGAAGATCTGCAGATTTGGATGTCTCCGTTATATCATGGAAGTATTCCCGGTGTGATGAAAAATGCGTTGGACTGGCTGCAACTGACAAGCAAAGACACCCCATCTTATCTCACCGATAAAAAAATTGGATTGATCTGTATTTCTGATGGCACGTTTGGTATTCAGGGAATCAACACGATGATTTCAATCGCTCATACACTGCGGGCCTGGGTACTTCCGTATTCTATTCCCATCAATAAGCTGGAAGCCAGGATGAGAGATCCGAATCATCTGCCGGCCGACTATCAGAATAAAATTAATCTGATGGTTCAGTTGATGAAAGAAGAGGATCAGAAATTGTCTCAACAACAATAG
- a CDS encoding NAD-dependent succinate-semialdehyde dehydrogenase: MAYETINPATGEKIKTFDELSDADINKAIEKADSAFQSWKKTSFSERAELLKKVGELLRDRKEELGKLMTLEMGKPIKEGISEAEKCAWVCDFYAENAENFLSEEPVESDASESFLAYNPLGVVLAVMPWNFPFWQVFRFAAPATMAGNTGVLKHASNVPQCAEAIEKLFTDAGYPEGVFQNLLMNSDQIPTLLEHPAIKAATLTGSEYAGSAVAKKAGEMIKKTVLELGGSDPYVVLADADLEETAKTCATSRMINSGQSCIAAKRFIVEKSVIDEFTNLFTKQMKTFEMGNPSDENTKLGPMAREDLRDDIHEQVQKSIEAGATCTLGGEIPDKDGAWYPATILTGVKKGMPAFDEEIFGPVAAIIEAEDEEHAIELANDSKYGLGAAVFTQDVEKGRKIAAEKLEAGCCFVNEFVRSDPRLPFGGIKMSGYGRELSKQGIREFVNLKTVYVA, translated from the coding sequence ATGGCTTACGAAACAATAAATCCAGCAACCGGTGAAAAAATTAAAACATTCGATGAACTTTCGGATGCTGATATAAATAAGGCAATTGAAAAAGCCGACAGCGCCTTTCAATCCTGGAAGAAAACCTCATTCTCTGAACGAGCGGAGCTGCTCAAAAAAGTAGGTGAACTTCTCAGAGATCGGAAAGAAGAACTTGGCAAACTGATGACACTGGAGATGGGGAAACCGATCAAAGAAGGAATTTCCGAAGCTGAAAAATGCGCCTGGGTTTGTGATTTTTATGCGGAGAATGCAGAGAATTTTCTATCCGAAGAACCTGTTGAATCGGATGCTTCCGAAAGTTTTCTCGCTTACAATCCGCTGGGAGTTGTCCTCGCCGTGATGCCGTGGAATTTTCCATTCTGGCAGGTCTTCCGGTTTGCCGCGCCGGCTACCATGGCTGGAAATACGGGTGTACTCAAACACGCTTCCAATGTACCGCAATGTGCAGAGGCTATCGAGAAACTCTTTACAGATGCCGGCTATCCTGAAGGCGTTTTCCAAAATCTGTTGATGAATAGCGATCAAATTCCCACCCTTTTGGAACATCCCGCGATAAAAGCAGCCACTCTTACGGGAAGTGAATATGCAGGAAGTGCCGTGGCAAAGAAAGCCGGTGAGATGATCAAGAAAACCGTTCTCGAATTAGGAGGCAGCGATCCGTATGTGGTTCTGGCGGATGCAGATCTCGAAGAAACTGCCAAAACCTGTGCGACCAGCCGAATGATTAACAGCGGACAAAGTTGCATCGCCGCAAAACGTTTTATAGTTGAAAAAAGTGTTATTGACGAGTTTACCAATCTTTTCACGAAGCAGATGAAAACATTTGAAATGGGTAATCCGTCAGATGAAAATACCAAGCTCGGGCCGATGGCTCGTGAAGATCTTCGGGATGACATCCATGAACAAGTTCAAAAAAGTATTGAAGCAGGAGCCACATGTACACTGGGTGGTGAAATTCCGGACAAAGATGGAGCTTGGTATCCGGCCACAATTTTAACGGGTGTTAAAAAAGGAATGCCCGCTTTTGATGAGGAAATTTTTGGGCCGGTTGCCGCGATTATTGAAGCAGAAGATGAAGAGCATGCCATCGAACTGGCGAACGATTCTAAATATGGTTTAGGAGCCGCGGTCTTCACTCAAGACGTAGAAAAAGGACGAAAAATTGCTGCCGAGAAATTAGAGGCCGGTTGCTGTTTTGTAAATGAGTTTGTCCGGTCTGATCCGCGATTACCTTTTGGAGGAATCAAAATGAGTGGCTACGGACGTGAACTTTCAAAACAGGGAATTCGCGAATTTGTGAATTTGAAGACGGTTTATGTAGCTTAA
- a CDS encoding bifunctional transcriptional activator/DNA repair enzyme AdaA — protein MLEELPSRQIMYHALVKKDPSFEGIFVVGVKTTGIFCRPTCPARKPKLENVDFFSSAKEALDSGYRPCKRCKPLEAKGETPDWIDTILREVDEDVTKKWTDEDIEELDINPNRLRRWFKKHHGTTFHGYVRLRRLGNALGQIKHGENTTQVAYEHGYESLSGFREAMKELTGKPVQKGKDTTVIHVNRITTPLGPMLIGTTEKALCLLEFIDRRMLETQLQRLQKYYNATFVPGSNEITEQTSQEVEEYFDGKRKEFTVPLDVPGSDFQQKVWNQLMTIPYGKTRSYKEQAIAIGNLKAIRAVATANGDNRIAIIIPCHRVIGSDGSLTGYGGGLWRKKFLLNLERSNLEEITESSGQTSMW, from the coding sequence ATGTTAGAAGAATTGCCATCACGTCAAATAATGTATCACGCATTGGTGAAGAAGGACCCCTCGTTTGAAGGGATTTTTGTGGTGGGTGTAAAGACCACCGGGATTTTTTGCCGCCCAACTTGCCCGGCCCGGAAACCGAAATTGGAGAATGTAGATTTTTTTTCATCCGCCAAAGAAGCACTGGATTCTGGTTATCGGCCGTGTAAACGCTGCAAACCATTGGAAGCCAAAGGAGAAACACCGGATTGGATTGATACCATTCTTCGTGAAGTGGATGAGGATGTTACAAAAAAATGGACGGACGAAGATATTGAAGAACTGGACATTAATCCGAACCGATTGCGCCGATGGTTTAAAAAACATCACGGAACTACTTTTCATGGATATGTGAGATTGAGGCGATTGGGAAATGCGCTCGGCCAAATCAAACATGGCGAAAATACTACACAGGTAGCGTATGAGCATGGGTATGAATCTTTGAGCGGATTTAGAGAAGCAATGAAAGAGCTCACCGGAAAACCCGTTCAAAAAGGTAAGGATACGACCGTCATCCATGTAAACCGGATCACAACACCACTTGGCCCAATGCTGATTGGTACTACTGAAAAAGCTCTTTGTCTGCTTGAATTTATTGACCGAAGAATGCTTGAAACCCAATTGCAAAGATTGCAAAAATACTACAATGCCACTTTTGTTCCCGGTTCAAACGAAATAACGGAACAGACTTCACAGGAGGTAGAAGAATATTTTGATGGGAAGCGCAAAGAGTTTACAGTTCCGTTGGATGTGCCCGGCAGTGATTTTCAACAAAAAGTGTGGAATCAGTTGATGACCATTCCGTATGGAAAAACCAGATCGTACAAAGAACAGGCCATTGCTATTGGAAATCTGAAAGCTATTCGAGCTGTAGCCACTGCCAATGGCGATAACCGCATTGCCATTATTATTCCCTGCCACCGGGTGATTGGAAGCGACGGATCCCTGACCGGTTACGGAGGCGGGCTTTGGAGGAAAAAATTTCTACTCAATTTAGAGAGGTCAAACCTGGAAGAAATTACAGAATCAAGCGGACAGACGTCTATGTGGTAA
- a CDS encoding DinB family protein, which translates to MKNQTTRKYEYHNWANDRIFNHLKELPDAVFDQEIKSVFSSIKEVLIHIYQVDAMWLSVMSGAPFSQTMEVIKEIKVKSQDPDLDQIVKLYSENTDRYKSFFEEQDDLDADIEIEHPRYGKLKTTIADLVLHVVNHGTYHRGNITAMIRQQGHAGVPTDYILYVYEMV; encoded by the coding sequence ATGAAAAATCAAACCACAAGGAAATACGAGTATCACAATTGGGCAAACGATAGAATCTTCAATCACCTGAAAGAACTGCCGGATGCCGTATTTGACCAGGAAATCAAAAGTGTCTTTTCTTCCATAAAAGAAGTACTAATACATATCTATCAAGTAGATGCCATGTGGCTTTCGGTGATGTCTGGTGCGCCGTTTTCGCAAACCATGGAAGTGATCAAAGAGATTAAAGTAAAAAGCCAGGATCCTGACCTTGATCAAATCGTGAAGCTTTATTCTGAAAATACAGATCGCTACAAATCATTTTTTGAGGAGCAGGATGATCTGGATGCAGACATTGAAATTGAACATCCCCGATACGGAAAACTTAAAACGACTATTGCAGATTTGGTTCTGCATGTTGTAAATCACGGAACGTATCATCGGGGAAATATTACGGCGATGATTCGTCAGCAGGGACACGCCGGTGTCCCGACTGACTATATTCTGTACGTGTATGAAATGGTTTGA
- a CDS encoding AbrB/MazE/SpoVT family DNA-binding domain-containing protein: MATATITSKGQVTIPKKIRDKLGLQAGDHLNFDIDSEGKIAIQPEKKDTDTAFGILQRDNQETLTIEEMDSGVAEYFKKKYKAE, translated from the coding sequence ATGGCTACAGCAACAATCACCTCAAAGGGACAGGTTACCATACCTAAAAAAATCAGGGATAAATTGGGTTTGCAGGCGGGTGATCATTTAAATTTCGATATAGATTCGGAAGGAAAAATTGCAATACAGCCGGAAAAGAAAGATACTGATACTGCCTTTGGAATTCTTCAAAGAGACAACCAGGAGACACTTACGATAGAAGAGATGGATAGCGGGGTTGCTGAATATTTCAAAAAGAAATATAAAGCAGAATGA
- a CDS encoding superoxide dismutase: MSYELPKLPYDYNALEPSIDAKTMEIHHTKHHQGYTTKFNNAIEGTDLEDQAIEDIFSSVSSHSTAVRNNGGGFYNHSLFWSILAPNAGGTPTGDLAEAIDNAFGSFDAFKEEFAAAAGSRFGSGWAWLIVNAGGDLEITSTPNQDNPLMDVADVQGTPILGLDVWEHAYYLNYQNRRPDYISSFWDVVNWDQVSENYSAAK, from the coding sequence ATGAGTTACGAATTACCCAAACTTCCGTATGACTATAATGCCCTGGAACCTTCCATTGATGCAAAAACGATGGAAATTCATCACACCAAGCACCACCAGGGTTACACAACCAAATTCAATAACGCTATAGAAGGAACAGATCTCGAAGATCAGGCGATCGAAGATATTTTTAGTTCTGTTTCAAGCCATTCCACAGCTGTAAGAAACAACGGTGGCGGATTCTACAATCACTCTCTTTTCTGGAGTATTTTGGCGCCAAATGCCGGTGGAACTCCAACAGGGGATCTGGCCGAAGCTATCGATAATGCCTTCGGTTCTTTTGATGCTTTTAAAGAAGAATTTGCTGCAGCTGCCGGAAGCCGGTTTGGTTCAGGATGGGCATGGCTGATCGTAAATGCCGGCGGCGACCTGGAGATTACCTCTACACCCAACCAGGATAATCCACTTATGGACGTAGCCGATGTACAAGGAACACCTATTCTTGGCCTGGATGTTTGGGAGCATGCATATTACCTGAACTACCAAAACAGACGCCCGGATTACATTTCATCGTTTTGGGATGTTGTAAACTGGGATCAGGTTTCAGAAAATTATAGTGCTGCTAAATAA
- a CDS encoding DinB family protein, producing MENNIKPSITITKEQLLQHWQGHRSLTRRTIEAFPEDKLFNHSIGGMRPFSEMVMEMIHMAAPGAQGIATGTWEKFGEVAGSDSKKPETKQELLELWDWSTVQINQYWEQIPEGRLQEKDVAFGAWEGQTWWHLLYFIDNEIHHRGQGYVYLRSLGIEPPHFWER from the coding sequence ATGGAAAACAACATCAAACCAAGTATCACAATTACAAAAGAGCAACTTTTACAGCATTGGCAGGGGCACAGAAGTCTCACCCGGCGAACTATTGAAGCGTTCCCTGAAGATAAACTATTTAACCATTCTATCGGCGGTATGAGACCTTTTTCTGAAATGGTTATGGAAATGATTCATATGGCTGCGCCAGGCGCTCAAGGAATCGCAACCGGTACATGGGAAAAGTTTGGAGAAGTTGCTGGTTCTGATTCCAAAAAACCTGAAACCAAACAGGAACTCCTTGAACTGTGGGACTGGAGCACCGTACAGATCAACCAATACTGGGAGCAAATTCCGGAAGGCAGGCTCCAGGAAAAAGACGTAGCTTTCGGTGCATGGGAAGGCCAAACCTGGTGGCACCTGCTTTACTTCATTGACAATGAAATTCACCATCGCGGACAAGGATATGTGTACCTTCGGTCGCTCGGAATTGAACCTCCTCATTTCTGGGAGCGGTAA
- a CDS encoding UvrD-helicase domain-containing protein — translation MRYIADLHVHSHYSRATSKDLNLESLYQWAKIKGINVVGTGDFTHPEWFAELKEKLQPDGNGFFILKDPPKDPAIPGIKTHDIDVRFCLTTEISSIYKHGDRVRKNHNLVYAPNLETVARINHKLSTIGNLEADGRPILGLPSRDLLEIVLETSDRAYLIPAHVWTPWFSTLGSKAGYDSIDACFRDLTDHIFAIETGLSSDPAMNGKVSGLDRFTLISNSDAHSPSKLGREANLLNTELSYDAMFEAFKSGIGLSATYEFYPEEGKYHHDGHRKCGISFDPKETEKYNDICPVCGKPLTVGVLHRVEELADRDETIKSSGFEYIIPLPEVLGEIEGVGPKTKTVTREFQKVISTFGNEFDLMREIPVEDIQKGGGPVLAEAVRRIRTNEVTRNPGFDGVFGEIKVFKEGEIDRIRGQMGFFGLDEYRVEKESKVAESKIEWEETEEERVESSGLNKEQEKVRKALTGATLVKAGPGTGKTHTLIEWLVHQIESGNAKPGEIVAVTFTNKSADELRNRLVKRIGDQAKKIAAGTFHALAWRWLREFNSRLDTLYDSSNRRMILRMLFPDLKRADLSSLNDDLVAYLELGKPVSKESLSMINQYKKYCEKRGAVDLSGLIRMLVEKLREEPVFLNTIRRKYRVLAVDEFQDINPIQYELISLLGKNQTVLAIGDADQSIYGFRGSDVNLFFEFLDDFQANEISLIRNYRSSKKIINGSYNLIINNKLKSGLKIIPDKKSEGLISVHEAGNPFKEADFILDQINKYVGGTESLTSGKHTDSEYSYGFNDIAILFRTHSVGEAIFKSVLKSGIPVHYGDGSSFLSEPPFTIVSHLLKLCLNPDDSIILSELLEENYNWNQSQIQSLIKSLNTDEATLFGSDFEELLDEDLKADLEDLKTVFKSISESLGSEKIAEAIVKICDHYLPDEKLSDPDSLKKETLIELAEESDGDVEDFFEQMQLNPYTDAGRLQSDGIHLLTFHAAKGLEFPVVFIVGAEEGITPLDRDGIDIEEERRLFYVAMTRAEDELQITSSKERVIYGEKVGRQPSRFISEIGDSIITKIESKQSSNSGKPSDSKNKQLGLF, via the coding sequence ATGCGGTATATTGCCGATCTGCACGTACATTCTCATTACTCCCGGGCTACCAGTAAAGACCTGAATCTCGAATCCCTTTATCAGTGGGCGAAGATTAAAGGAATTAACGTGGTTGGTACCGGCGATTTTACCCATCCGGAGTGGTTTGCCGAGCTGAAGGAAAAACTTCAACCGGATGGGAATGGTTTTTTTATTCTGAAGGATCCGCCCAAAGATCCTGCGATTCCGGGCATCAAAACGCATGATATTGATGTGCGATTTTGCCTGACCACAGAAATCAGTTCAATCTATAAACATGGCGATCGGGTTCGGAAGAATCACAATCTGGTTTATGCGCCGAATTTGGAGACTGTGGCTCGAATTAATCATAAACTGTCTACAATTGGAAATCTGGAAGCTGATGGTCGACCGATTTTAGGATTGCCGTCAAGAGATCTTCTGGAGATTGTCTTGGAGACTTCGGATCGGGCTTACTTGATTCCGGCTCATGTCTGGACACCGTGGTTTTCTACTCTTGGTTCAAAAGCCGGCTATGATAGCATAGACGCTTGCTTTCGGGATTTAACGGATCACATTTTTGCAATTGAAACCGGACTTTCTTCTGATCCTGCAATGAATGGAAAAGTCAGCGGCCTGGATCGGTTTACACTCATTTCCAACTCCGATGCACACTCTCCATCCAAACTCGGGCGGGAAGCGAATTTGCTGAATACTGAACTCAGCTACGATGCCATGTTCGAGGCTTTCAAATCAGGTATTGGATTGTCCGCGACATACGAATTTTATCCCGAGGAAGGAAAATATCATCATGATGGGCACCGGAAATGTGGGATTTCGTTTGATCCGAAAGAGACTGAAAAGTACAACGATATCTGTCCGGTTTGTGGAAAGCCATTGACCGTTGGTGTTCTTCACAGAGTGGAAGAGCTGGCGGATCGGGATGAGACGATAAAGAGCTCAGGTTTTGAATACATCATTCCTTTGCCGGAAGTGTTAGGCGAAATTGAGGGAGTCGGCCCAAAGACCAAGACGGTTACCAGAGAATTTCAAAAGGTGATTTCTACCTTTGGGAATGAGTTTGATCTGATGCGAGAAATACCTGTCGAGGATATTCAAAAAGGAGGAGGGCCTGTTCTGGCCGAGGCGGTGCGAAGAATCCGAACAAATGAAGTGACCCGGAACCCTGGGTTTGATGGTGTTTTTGGTGAGATCAAAGTGTTCAAAGAAGGAGAGATCGATCGCATCCGGGGGCAGATGGGATTTTTTGGTCTGGATGAATATCGGGTGGAAAAAGAATCGAAAGTGGCCGAGTCAAAGATTGAATGGGAGGAGACAGAAGAGGAGAGAGTGGAGTCATCCGGTCTGAATAAAGAACAGGAAAAAGTTCGAAAGGCACTGACCGGCGCAACACTTGTGAAGGCCGGACCGGGAACAGGAAAAACGCATACGTTGATCGAATGGCTGGTTCATCAAATAGAATCTGGCAATGCGAAACCAGGTGAAATTGTGGCGGTCACGTTTACGAATAAATCGGCAGATGAATTACGAAATCGATTAGTCAAACGGATCGGAGATCAAGCAAAAAAGATTGCCGCGGGAACGTTTCATGCACTTGCCTGGAGATGGCTTCGAGAGTTCAATTCCAGACTTGATACACTCTACGATTCTTCCAATCGACGAATGATTTTGCGGATGCTATTTCCCGATTTGAAACGGGCTGATTTAAGTAGCTTGAACGATGATTTAGTGGCTTATCTGGAACTTGGAAAACCGGTATCAAAAGAGAGCTTGTCGATGATTAATCAGTACAAAAAATACTGCGAGAAAAGAGGGGCAGTTGACCTTTCAGGATTAATACGAATGCTTGTCGAAAAGCTACGTGAAGAGCCGGTATTTCTGAATACAATAAGGCGCAAATATCGGGTTTTGGCAGTTGATGAATTCCAGGATATTAATCCCATTCAGTACGAACTGATTAGCTTGTTGGGAAAGAATCAAACCGTTCTCGCAATCGGCGATGCCGACCAGTCGATTTATGGATTTCGTGGCTCAGATGTAAATCTCTTTTTTGAATTTTTGGATGATTTTCAGGCGAATGAAATTTCACTGATCAGGAATTACAGATCGTCTAAAAAAATTATAAATGGATCTTATAACCTAATCATCAACAATAAATTAAAGAGTGGACTTAAAATAATTCCAGATAAAAAATCTGAAGGCTTGATATCTGTACATGAAGCTGGAAATCCATTTAAAGAGGCTGATTTTATACTGGATCAAATCAACAAATATGTAGGCGGAACCGAGAGTCTGACGTCGGGCAAACATACCGATTCCGAATACAGTTATGGCTTCAATGATATAGCCATTTTATTCCGAACACACTCGGTCGGCGAAGCTATTTTTAAGTCTGTTTTGAAATCAGGAATTCCGGTTCATTATGGTGATGGAAGTTCCTTTCTTTCTGAGCCTCCATTTACCATTGTGAGTCATCTTTTGAAGCTATGTTTGAACCCAGATGACTCCATCATATTGAGTGAACTTTTAGAGGAAAATTACAATTGGAATCAGTCTCAAATTCAGTCGTTGATCAAGTCATTAAATACGGATGAAGCGACTCTTTTTGGAAGTGATTTCGAGGAGCTTCTGGATGAAGATTTGAAGGCTGATCTGGAAGATTTAAAAACGGTTTTCAAATCAATTTCTGAAAGTCTTGGGAGTGAGAAAATCGCAGAAGCTATAGTGAAAATTTGTGATCATTATTTACCTGATGAGAAACTCTCCGATCCAGATTCTCTGAAGAAAGAAACCCTGATCGAACTGGCAGAAGAGTCCGATGGAGACGTTGAAGATTTTTTCGAACAGATGCAGTTGAATCCGTATACCGATGCTGGCCGACTCCAATCAGATGGCATTCATCTGCTGACATTTCACGCCGCCAAAGGACTCGAATTTCCGGTAGTATTTATTGTCGGAGCGGAAGAGGGAATCACTCCATTGGATCGTGACGGAATTGACATTGAAGAAGAACGGCGACTATTCTATGTAGCGATGACCCGTGCCGAAGATGAACTACAAATCACATCATCAAAAGAGAGAGTGATTTACGGTGAGAAAGTTGGTAGGCAACCGTCACGATTCATTTCTGAAATTGGAGATTCAATCATCACAAAAATTGAATCTAAACAATCCTCAAATTCAGGTAAACCATCAGATTCAAAGAATAAACAGTTGGGACTTTTTTGA
- a CDS encoding helix-turn-helix transcriptional regulator, which translates to MNRIDRLTAIIIFLQGRQRVSIAELSDRYKISERTVYRDLVALQEAGVPIGSEPGEGYYIVKGYHLPPVMFNRQEAASLLAGERLMRKWNQTELGKSYLSALDKIRSILPPDEKEYFEVLDERIQTFKYQNVNFPKPDERIFGFLQNAIFKKEIIEIEYRSPHMQKRTTRKVEPLGLLLMGSHWYLAAWCRLREDYRMFRLDRFDKFKTTGIQIRQPTGHSLKNFYDRNLHQERELTEVVVWFEAEYASYVGDQKYWHGWAWERSVDGGIEMTFLTSSVSYLCRWLLMWGNKMTIQKCDEAKKKMREFVDQLHQHHT; encoded by the coding sequence ATGAACCGAATCGACCGACTTACCGCCATTATTATTTTCCTCCAGGGACGCCAGCGAGTTTCTATTGCTGAATTGTCTGACCGATACAAAATCAGCGAGCGGACCGTCTATCGCGATTTAGTTGCTCTTCAGGAAGCAGGAGTTCCTATTGGTTCTGAACCGGGCGAGGGTTATTACATCGTAAAAGGGTATCACCTTCCTCCCGTGATGTTTAATAGACAAGAAGCTGCTTCCCTCCTGGCCGGTGAACGGCTCATGCGAAAATGGAATCAAACAGAACTGGGAAAATCGTATCTCTCCGCCCTCGATAAAATCCGGTCTATTCTTCCGCCTGATGAAAAAGAATATTTTGAAGTACTGGATGAACGGATTCAAACATTCAAATATCAGAATGTGAATTTTCCGAAACCTGATGAACGAATTTTTGGATTCTTGCAGAACGCAATTTTCAAAAAAGAAATCATCGAAATTGAATACCGCTCCCCGCATATGCAAAAAAGAACTACTCGAAAAGTTGAACCTTTGGGGCTTCTTTTGATGGGAAGCCATTGGTACCTGGCCGCCTGGTGCAGATTACGGGAAGATTACAGAATGTTTCGGCTCGACAGGTTTGATAAATTTAAAACCACCGGCATTCAAATCAGACAACCAACCGGACACTCTCTGAAGAACTTTTATGATCGGAATCTTCACCAAGAAAGAGAGCTGACAGAAGTCGTTGTCTGGTTTGAAGCAGAATATGCCAGCTATGTTGGTGATCAGAAATATTGGCATGGATGGGCATGGGAACGTTCCGTAGATGGTGGAATTGAAATGACTTTCTTAACATCATCCGTTTCGTATTTGTGCCGCTGGCTACTGATGTGGGGAAATAAAATGACCATCCAAAAATGTGATGAAGCAAAGAAAAAGATGAGAGAATTTGTGGATCAGCTTCATCAGCATCATACCTGA